A single genomic interval of Musa acuminata AAA Group cultivar baxijiao chromosome BXJ3-4, Cavendish_Baxijiao_AAA, whole genome shotgun sequence harbors:
- the LOC135635394 gene encoding protein NTM1-like 9 — MEPIDLVPSGYRFLPTAEELLVDYLANWVAGAPLPGRAVAFADVYGTEPWNLLGSDRQEGYFFAERKPKNSGGSRVDRKAGSGSWTLYKKQETVKSMVGGREMVFGRKSCLSFNDGRRKNSGWTMYEFEMCSSGGFETRSDVSPHPTAVVQSDVSPPPTAVVQHPSLAPAVTPPPPETHLSSVDSVAPNDAGVAAASPSSTDVGGGELPITTEELEAFLASSSSSVDLGGEQNCTDDAFFARGVEAFLMSDDTDTALTTIPKASPPGLVDLLSMPDDTRIDSTTVADVSSSSSSIDFVACEQMHSTDDDFFVSRERVHASLMSDDTIPASVMYGTSTDSTTIAAASSSSSIEIVGCEQTENIDDNDDFMQWIEALVKSDDTPIDSTMTSWLDL, encoded by the exons ATGGAGCCCATCGACCTCGTACCGAGCGgctacaggttccttcccacggcggaggaactcttggttgactacctcgccaactgggtcgccggcgcacccctccctggccgcgctgtcgccttcgcggacgtctacggcaccgagccgtggaatcttctagGCAGCGATCGccaggagggctatttctttgcggagcgcaagcccaagaacagcggcggctcgcgcgtcgatcgaaaggccggcagcggttcttggactctgtacaaaaagcaagaaaccgttaagtccatggtcggcgggcgcgagatggtgTTCGGGCGAAAGAGCTGCCTTTCTTTCAATGATGGCCggcggaagaactccgggtggacgatgtacgagttcgagatgtgttcgtccggcggcttcgagacacga TCGGACGTCTCACCACAtccaaccgcggtggtgcaatccgacgtctcaccacctccaaccgcggtggtgcaacaTCCCTCATTGGCTCCTGCTGTGACACCCCCACCCCCGGAGACTCATCTTTCCTCGGTCGACTCCGTTGCACCGAACGATgccggagtcgcagccgcctctccatcatcaacggacgttggtggaggtgagctcccgataactacggaagaactggaagcgttcttggcttcgtcttcgtcgtcggtcgatcttggcggtgagcagaactgcaccgacgatgcGTTCTTCGCCAGAGGGGTTGAAGCCTTCCTGATGTCGGATGATACCGACACAGCCTTgactaccatcccgaaggcctcaccgccaggccttgtcgatcttctctcgatgcccgatgacactcggattgattcgaccacggtcgcagatgtttcctcctcatcgtcgtcgATAGACTTTGTTGCGTGCGAGCAGATGCACAGCACCGACGATGACTTCTTCGTGAGCCGGGAACGGGTCCATGCCTccttgatgtccgatgacacgatTCCAGCCTCGGTGATGTATGGCACCAGCACTGATTCAACCACGATCGCAGCGGCTTCGTCGTCATCATCGATCGAGATTGTTGGGTGTGAGCAGACGGAGAACATAGATGATAATGACGACTTCATGCAATGGATTGAAGCCCTTGTGAAGTCCGATGACACCCCTATTGATTCGACTATGACCTCGTGGTTGGATCTGTAG